Proteins found in one Streptococcus criceti HS-6 genomic segment:
- the lspA gene encoding signal peptidase II, translating into MRKLMIPLMIIILVILDQLSKFWVVEHIHQGAVQKFLPPIFSLTYVRNYGAAFSILQNQQWFFTLMTILVIGVAVRYLWKHLSGSFWLVGALTLIIAGGVGNFIDRLRLGYVVDMVHLDFMDFAIFNLADSCLSVGVLLLIIAFWREEQHGSHY; encoded by the coding sequence ATGCGTAAGCTTATGATTCCATTGATGATTATCATATTAGTTATTTTGGATCAGTTGAGTAAATTTTGGGTGGTTGAGCATATCCACCAGGGGGCTGTGCAAAAATTTTTACCGCCGATTTTTAGTTTAACCTATGTCCGCAATTATGGGGCTGCTTTTTCCATCCTGCAGAACCAACAATGGTTCTTTACCTTGATGACCATCCTAGTGATAGGAGTGGCAGTTCGATACCTTTGGAAACATTTATCTGGTTCTTTCTGGCTTGTCGGCGCTCTGACATTAATTATTGCTGGTGGGGTGGGGAACTTTATTGACCGATTGAGACTGGGTTATGTAGTCGATATGGTCCATCTTGATTTTATGGACTTTGCCATTTTTAATTTGGCAGATTCCTGCCTTAGTGTCGGCGTTTTACTATTAATTATTGCTTTTTGGAGAGAGGAGCAGCATGGAAGTCATTATTAA
- a CDS encoding LysR family transcriptional regulator: MNIQQLRYVVAIANSGTFREAASKLFVSQPSLSVAVKDLESELGFQIFTRTTTGTVLTSRGMVFYEKALDVVRGFDSFEKQYTKPDGDYYQFSIASQHYDFLPPLVTTFSQRYPDYKDFRIFESTTVQILDEVGQGHSDIGIIYLNRQNNKGIQQKMSKLGLEMVELIPFKTHIYLRKNHPLAQKTSLTMEDLAGLPTVRFTQDKDEYPYYSENFVDTSDSSLMYNVTDRATLNGILERTDAYATGSGFLDSRSVNGITVIPLEDHLDNKMVYVKRVDTNLSTCALKFIEVMTEYFKSFKP, from the coding sequence ATGAATATTCAACAATTACGCTATGTGGTAGCAATAGCTAACAGCGGAACCTTTCGGGAGGCCGCTTCCAAACTTTTTGTCAGTCAGCCCAGTCTTTCGGTGGCCGTCAAGGATTTGGAGTCCGAACTAGGTTTCCAAATTTTTACGCGGACAACAACGGGAACTGTTTTGACTAGCCGAGGAATGGTTTTTTATGAGAAAGCTTTGGATGTTGTGCGGGGCTTCGACTCTTTTGAGAAGCAGTACACGAAGCCTGATGGTGATTACTATCAATTTTCTATTGCGAGTCAGCACTATGATTTTTTACCGCCGCTGGTGACCACTTTTTCGCAGCGCTATCCAGATTACAAAGATTTTCGGATCTTTGAATCAACGACAGTTCAGATATTAGATGAGGTTGGTCAGGGGCACAGCGATATCGGCATTATCTACCTCAATCGCCAAAACAATAAAGGAATTCAGCAGAAGATGTCCAAGTTAGGCTTGGAAATGGTTGAATTGATTCCGTTTAAAACCCATATCTATCTGCGGAAAAATCACCCGCTGGCTCAGAAGACTAGCTTGACCATGGAGGATTTGGCTGGCCTGCCAACGGTTCGCTTTACCCAAGATAAGGATGAATACCCCTACTATTCAGAAAATTTTGTAGACACTAGTGACAGTTCGCTTATGTACAATGTAACAGACCGGGCTACTCTGAATGGCATTTTAGAGCGGACAGACGCCTATGCGACAGGATCGGGCTTCTTAGACAGTCGCAGTGTCAATGGGATTACAGTTATTCCCCTAGAAGATCATCTGGACAATAAAATGGTTTACGTTAAGCGGGTTGACACTAATCTCTCGACTTGTGCCCTTAAATTTATTGAGGTCATGACTGAGTATTTTAAAAGTTTTAAACCCTAG
- a CDS encoding YoaK family protein codes for MAKKLSVMPQDTRLMAFFLGSVGGCLDVFSNMQFGTLIATQTGNMLLLIADWGQGHPERTIASILSLVCFTVGFLLGILVKEHAKNAHWRSLSVLPLAITSFLYPFFPRDEFFWIPLLSASTGLMMLTFTGTKVQDHAYVIMMTSGNYRKMVTAWFNLFRGKGNHRQTKRQAINYSIVVGSFVGGAIITGVLTHLVGPYAIWCVSLVLLAIIVVYTTLVKAYHLEDENI; via the coding sequence ATGGCAAAGAAACTTTCGGTAATGCCTCAAGACACGCGCCTGATGGCCTTTTTCTTAGGATCGGTTGGTGGTTGCCTTGATGTTTTTTCAAATATGCAATTCGGTACTTTGATTGCCACGCAAACAGGGAACATGCTTCTCTTAATTGCTGACTGGGGTCAAGGCCATCCTGAGCGAACAATTGCCAGCATTTTATCTCTGGTCTGCTTTACTGTGGGATTTTTATTGGGAATTCTAGTTAAGGAGCACGCTAAGAACGCTCATTGGCGGAGTCTGAGTGTCCTGCCCTTAGCCATAACCAGTTTTCTATACCCATTTTTTCCAAGAGACGAATTTTTCTGGATTCCGCTTTTATCAGCCAGCACAGGTCTTATGATGCTGACCTTCACGGGCACTAAGGTTCAGGACCATGCCTATGTTATTATGATGACCTCAGGAAACTACCGTAAGATGGTTACAGCTTGGTTTAATCTTTTTCGAGGCAAAGGTAATCACCGTCAGACCAAGCGTCAGGCTATCAACTACAGTATAGTTGTCGGTAGCTTTGTGGGCGGCGCCATTATTACAGGGGTTTTGACCCATCTAGTAGGACCTTATGCTATCTGGTGTGTCAGCTTGGTTCTTCTGGCTATTATTGTTGTCTACACGACCTTAGTTAAAGCCTATCATTTAGAAGATGAAAATATTTAA
- a CDS encoding KxYKxGKxW signal peptide domain-containing protein: protein MQEKTHYKLHKVKKHWVTIAVTATAATALFAAGSQASADQVTPAPQEQAAAQQNTPANQAGDQKAEQAPVVQQEVPAAEQKPVQGTPEVAPDQDGSGGNQGQAEEAQQSPDQDKPAPEKQAADQAAAQNDQANQKQEAPANNQAAQPATPAQPAELTIQAPNNSQAANSFNQNGVSWYFLDANKQKVTGWQTINGKKLYFHKNGSQAKGVAVTLDGDTYYFDPDTGEMWTNRFAQRTRYNYNDNSRYPDWYYFGADGRMLTGWQTIDGRKMYFITADEAKDTQHFNRYEGAQVKGRLQTINGHDYYFDQDNGGIWTNTDVTLNGITYHLDENGVATKKTPDHPEDTQKGGHFEQKDFYIGQYSVHYDGWVYISQDGLPVTGWQTINGKKLFFFSDGEQAINKFARSNDNTYYFGESGEMVTNQTIEINRGNTLRYLGYQPEYDGWIHLSADGTADDGYRRNYDGSVSVYKKDAKGKWNWVKTN from the coding sequence ATGCAAGAGAAGACACATTACAAACTGCATAAAGTTAAAAAGCACTGGGTGACCATCGCGGTAACCGCAACAGCTGCTACAGCACTTTTTGCAGCTGGCAGTCAAGCCAGTGCTGACCAAGTGACCCCAGCTCCTCAAGAACAGGCAGCTGCTCAGCAAAATACCCCAGCCAATCAGGCTGGTGATCAAAAAGCAGAACAGGCACCTGTTGTGCAGCAAGAAGTTCCAGCTGCCGAACAAAAACCAGTTCAAGGCACTCCTGAAGTAGCCCCTGACCAAGATGGATCAGGTGGTAATCAAGGACAAGCCGAAGAAGCTCAGCAATCCCCTGACCAAGATAAGCCAGCTCCTGAAAAGCAAGCAGCTGATCAAGCCGCTGCTCAAAATGACCAAGCAAACCAAAAACAAGAGGCACCAGCCAACAATCAGGCAGCTCAACCAGCAACTCCAGCTCAGCCTGCTGAGTTAACCATCCAAGCGCCCAACAACAGCCAAGCTGCTAATTCATTCAATCAAAACGGTGTATCATGGTACTTCCTCGATGCCAATAAACAAAAGGTGACTGGCTGGCAGACCATCAATGGTAAAAAACTTTACTTCCACAAGAATGGTTCTCAAGCTAAAGGAGTTGCTGTCACGCTTGATGGAGACACCTATTATTTCGATCCAGATACCGGTGAAATGTGGACCAATCGCTTTGCTCAAAGAACACGATATAATTATAACGATAATTCGAGATATCCAGATTGGTATTATTTCGGGGCAGACGGCAGGATGCTCACCGGTTGGCAAACTATCGATGGCAGAAAGATGTACTTCATAACTGCAGATGAAGCCAAAGATACCCAACATTTCAATCGCTATGAAGGAGCTCAAGTTAAAGGGCGTCTTCAAACTATTAACGGGCACGACTATTATTTTGACCAAGACAATGGCGGTATTTGGACAAATACTGATGTAACCCTCAACGGTATTACCTATCATCTTGATGAAAATGGTGTTGCTACCAAAAAAACACCCGATCATCCAGAGGATACACAAAAGGGCGGCCATTTTGAACAAAAAGACTTCTACATTGGTCAGTATTCTGTTCACTACGATGGTTGGGTCTACATCAGCCAAGATGGCTTACCAGTAACTGGCTGGCAGACCATCAATGGTAAAAAACTATTCTTCTTCTCTGATGGCGAACAAGCTATAAATAAATTTGCCCGGAGCAATGACAACACTTACTATTTTGGTGAGAGTGGTGAAATGGTTACCAATCAAACCATTGAAATTAACCGTGGCAATACCTTAAGGTATTTAGGTTACCAACCAGAATACGATGGTTGGATTCATCTAAGCGCTGACGGAACTGCTGATGATGGCTATCGCCGAAATTATGATGGCAGCGTATCTGTTTACAAAAAAGATGCCAAGGGCAAGTGGAATTGGGTGAAAACAAACTAA
- a CDS encoding glycoside hydrolase family 70 protein, with product MEKNVHYKMHKVKKRWVTISVASATMLASALGASVASADTDAAAADANNAANAAVAGDQAASSQDNQAAPLPATATSEDTGSTEEVAVNQDAQVANTDTQEAKWVPNTDNNSEISDAAVAAADVQSVPQALTNLSNVKQVDGKYYYYDADGNVKKNFAISVGDAIFYFDETGAYKDTSKVGADKTSSSANQTTATFAANNRAYSTAAENFEAIDNYLTADSWYRPKSILKDGKTWTESTKDDFRPLLMAWWPDTETKRNYVNYMNKVVGIDKTYTAETSQADLTAAAELVQARIEQRITSEKNTKWLREAISAFVKTQPQWNGESEKPYDDHLQNGALKFDNETSLTPDTQSGYRILNRTPTNQTGSLDPRFTFNQNDPLGGYEYLLANDVDNSNPVVQAESLNWLHYLLNFGSIYANDPEANFDSIRVDAVDNVDADLLQISSDYLKSAYKIDKNNKNANDHVSIVEAWSDNDTPYLHDEGDNLMNMDNKFRLSMLWSLAKPLDKRSGLNPLIHNSVVDREVDDREVEKIPSYSFARAHDSEVQDLIRDIIKAEINPNSFGYSFTQEEIDQAFKIYNEDLKKTNKKYTHYNVPLSYTLLLTNKGSIPRIYYGDMFTDDGQYMANKTVNYNAIESLLKARMKYVSGGQAMQNYQIGNGEILTSVRYGKGALKQSDKGDATTRTSGIGIVMGNQPNFSLEGKVVALNMGAAHANQEYRALMVSTKDGVATYATDADASKAGMTKRTDENGYLYFLNDDLKGVANPQISGFLQVWVPVGAPADQDIRVAATNAASTDGKSLHQDAAMDSRVMFEGFSNFQAFATKEDEYANVVIAKNVDKFVSWGITDFEMAPQYTSSDDGQFLDSVIQNGYAFTDRYDLGMSKANKYGTAEHLVKAIKALHKAGLKVMADWVPDQMYTFPKKEVVTVTRTDKFGKPVAGSQINHTLYVTDTKGSGDDYQAKYGGAFLDELKEKYPELFTKKQISTGQAIDPSVKIKQWSAKYFNGSNILGRGANYVLSDQASNKYFNVAEGKVFLPGAMLGKVVESGIRFDGKGYIYNSSTTGEQVKDSFITEAGNLYYFGKDGYMVMGAQNIQGANYYFLANGAALRNSILTDQDGKSHYYANDGKRYENGYYQFGNDSWRYFENGVMAVGVTRVAGHDQYFDKDGIQAKNKIIVTRDGKVRYFDEHNGNAVTNTFISDQAGHWYYLGKDGVAVTGAQTVGKQHLYFEANGQQVKGDFVTAKDGKLYFFDGDSGDMWTDTFVQDKTGHWFYLGKDGAAVTGAQTVRGQKLYFKANGQQVKGDIVKGADGKIRYYDANSGDQVYNRTVKGSDGKTYIIGKDGVAITQTIAKGQTIKDGSVLRFYSMEGQLVTGSGWYSNAKGQWLYVKNGQVLTGLQTVGSQRVYFDANGIQAKGKAVRTSDGKLRYFDANSGSMITNQWKEVNGQYYYFDNNGVAIYRGWN from the coding sequence ATGGAGAAGAATGTACATTACAAGATGCACAAGGTCAAAAAGAGATGGGTAACTATTTCTGTTGCATCTGCCACTATGCTTGCATCAGCACTAGGTGCTTCAGTAGCCAGTGCTGATACGGACGCTGCAGCAGCTGATGCGAACAATGCTGCGAATGCTGCGGTAGCAGGAGATCAGGCGGCCAGTAGCCAAGATAATCAGGCTGCACCCCTTCCTGCTACTGCGACATCAGAAGATACTGGTTCAACTGAGGAAGTAGCAGTTAACCAAGACGCTCAAGTCGCGAACACTGATACGCAAGAAGCTAAATGGGTTCCTAACACAGATAACAACTCAGAAATCTCTGATGCTGCTGTAGCTGCAGCTGATGTCCAATCTGTTCCCCAAGCCTTGACAAATCTGTCAAACGTCAAACAGGTTGATGGAAAGTATTATTATTACGATGCTGATGGAAATGTGAAAAAGAATTTCGCTATCAGTGTTGGTGATGCTATTTTTTACTTTGATGAAACCGGCGCTTACAAAGATACATCAAAAGTAGGTGCTGACAAGACTTCGTCTTCAGCTAATCAGACAACCGCAACATTTGCGGCTAATAACCGTGCTTACAGCACAGCAGCAGAAAACTTTGAAGCTATTGATAACTATCTGACAGCTGATTCATGGTATCGTCCAAAATCCATTTTGAAAGATGGCAAAACTTGGACAGAATCGACCAAAGATGACTTCCGTCCGCTTTTGATGGCTTGGTGGCCTGATACCGAAACAAAACGCAACTATGTCAACTACATGAACAAAGTTGTCGGTATCGACAAAACTTATACAGCCGAAACTAGCCAAGCTGATTTGACAGCAGCAGCAGAATTAGTTCAAGCACGTATTGAGCAAAGAATCACAAGCGAAAAGAATACTAAATGGCTTCGCGAGGCAATTTCTGCCTTTGTTAAGACCCAACCGCAATGGAATGGCGAAAGTGAAAAGCCTTATGATGACCACTTGCAAAACGGTGCTCTCAAGTTCGACAATGAAACATCTTTGACACCTGATACTCAATCTGGTTACCGTATTCTTAACCGCACGCCGACCAACCAAACGGGTTCTTTGGATCCTCGTTTTACCTTCAACCAAAATGATCCACTTGGGGGCTACGAGTATCTCTTGGCTAACGATGTGGACAACTCAAACCCAGTTGTACAAGCTGAAAGTTTGAACTGGCTGCACTACCTTCTTAACTTCGGTAGTATTTATGCTAATGATCCAGAAGCCAACTTTGATTCTATCCGTGTCGATGCGGTGGATAATGTTGATGCCGATCTATTGCAAATCTCTAGCGACTACCTTAAGTCTGCTTATAAGATTGATAAAAATAACAAAAATGCCAACGACCATGTTTCTATCGTAGAAGCGTGGAGTGATAATGATACACCTTATCTTCACGATGAAGGTGACAACCTCATGAATATGGATAACAAGTTCCGTTTGTCAATGCTCTGGTCATTGGCTAAGCCACTTGATAAACGTTCTGGCCTGAATCCATTGATTCACAACAGTGTGGTCGATCGTGAAGTTGATGATCGTGAAGTGGAAAAAATTCCAAGTTACAGCTTTGCTCGTGCTCACGATAGTGAAGTGCAAGACTTGATTCGTGATATCATCAAGGCAGAAATTAATCCAAATTCATTTGGCTATTCATTCACCCAAGAAGAAATTGATCAGGCCTTCAAGATCTACAACGAAGATTTGAAGAAGACCAACAAGAAATATACGCACTACAATGTGCCGTTGTCTTACACCCTGCTTCTAACAAACAAGGGCTCTATCCCACGTATTTACTACGGAGATATGTTTACTGACGATGGCCAATACATGGCTAACAAGACCGTGAACTACAATGCCATTGAGTCCCTTTTGAAGGCACGGATGAAGTATGTTTCAGGTGGCCAAGCCATGCAGAACTACCAAATTGGTAATGGTGAAATCTTGACATCTGTCCGTTACGGTAAGGGTGCTCTTAAACAAAGCGATAAGGGTGATGCAACAACTCGTACATCAGGTATTGGTATTGTTATGGGGAACCAGCCAAACTTTAGTTTGGAAGGTAAAGTAGTAGCCCTCAATATGGGTGCTGCCCATGCGAACCAAGAGTACCGTGCTCTTATGGTATCAACTAAAGACGGTGTCGCTACCTATGCTACAGATGCTGATGCTAGCAAGGCTGGTATGACTAAACGTACGGATGAAAATGGTTATTTGTACTTCTTGAATGACGACCTTAAAGGTGTGGCTAACCCACAAATTTCTGGTTTCCTTCAAGTCTGGGTACCAGTCGGTGCACCAGCTGATCAAGATATCCGTGTCGCAGCTACTAATGCAGCAAGTACAGACGGCAAATCCCTTCACCAAGATGCTGCTATGGACTCACGCGTCATGTTTGAAGGTTTCTCAAACTTCCAAGCTTTCGCTACCAAGGAAGACGAATATGCTAACGTTGTCATTGCTAAAAACGTTGACAAATTCGTTTCATGGGGTATCACAGACTTCGAAATGGCACCTCAGTACACATCTTCAGATGATGGTCAATTCCTCGATTCTGTTATCCAAAATGGTTATGCCTTTACCGACCGCTATGACCTTGGTATGTCTAAGGCAAATAAATATGGTACCGCAGAACATCTCGTTAAAGCTATTAAAGCACTTCATAAGGCTGGATTAAAAGTTATGGCAGACTGGGTTCCAGACCAAATGTACACCTTCCCTAAAAAAGAAGTGGTTACCGTTACTCGAACAGATAAATTTGGTAAACCAGTTGCTGGCAGTCAAATCAACCATACTCTTTATGTAACAGATACTAAAGGCTCTGGTGATGACTACCAAGCTAAATACGGCGGTGCCTTCCTTGATGAATTGAAGGAAAAATATCCTGAACTCTTCACCAAGAAACAAATTTCTACCGGTCAGGCAATAGATCCATCTGTTAAGATTAAGCAATGGTCTGCCAAATACTTCAATGGAAGCAATATCCTTGGACGCGGTGCTAACTATGTCCTCAGCGACCAAGCAAGCAACAAGTATTTCAACGTTGCAGAAGGTAAGGTCTTCTTGCCAGGTGCTATGCTTGGAAAAGTTGTTGAGTCAGGTATTCGCTTCGATGGTAAGGGATATATCTACAACTCCAGCACAACTGGTGAGCAAGTGAAAGATAGCTTCATCACTGAAGCGGGTAATCTTTATTACTTTGGTAAAGACGGATACATGGTCATGGGTGCTCAAAACATTCAAGGAGCTAATTATTACTTCCTTGCTAATGGGGCTGCCCTTCGCAATAGTATCCTCACTGATCAAGATGGTAAGAGCCATTACTACGCTAATGATGGTAAACGTTACGAAAATGGTTACTATCAATTCGGCAATGACAGCTGGCGCTACTTTGAAAACGGTGTAATGGCTGTTGGTGTAACACGAGTTGCCGGACATGACCAATACTTCGATAAGGATGGTATCCAAGCTAAGAACAAGATTATCGTTACGCGTGATGGTAAGGTTCGTTACTTCGATGAGCATAATGGTAATGCGGTAACCAATACCTTCATTTCAGACCAAGCTGGTCACTGGTACTACCTTGGTAAAGATGGCGTTGCGGTTACCGGCGCGCAAACTGTTGGCAAACAACATCTCTACTTTGAGGCTAACGGCCAACAAGTCAAGGGTGATTTTGTAACAGCTAAAGATGGTAAATTGTACTTCTTTGATGGTGACTCTGGTGACATGTGGACTGATACCTTTGTCCAAGATAAGACTGGTCACTGGTTCTATCTTGGTAAGGATGGTGCAGCTGTCACTGGCGCACAAACTGTTCGTGGTCAAAAACTTTACTTCAAGGCTAATGGTCAACAAGTTAAAGGGGACATCGTCAAGGGCGCTGATGGTAAGATTCGTTACTATGATGCTAACTCAGGCGACCAAGTTTATAACCGCACTGTTAAGGGTTCAGATGGTAAGACTTATATCATCGGTAAAGATGGTGTAGCTATCACCCAAACCATTGCTAAAGGTCAGACCATCAAAGATGGATCAGTTCTCCGTTTCTACAGTATGGAAGGCCAATTGGTGACTGGCAGCGGCTGGTACTCAAACGCTAAAGGTCAATGGCTGTACGTTAAAAACGGCCAAGTCTTGACTGGTTTGCAAACAGTTGGTAGCCAGCGTGTCTACTTTGACGCAAACGGTATCCAAGCCAAAGGCAAAGCCGTAAGAACTTCTGATGGAAAACTTCGTTATTTCGATGCTAACTCAGGCAGCATGATTACGAATCAATGGAAAGAAGTTAACGGTCAGTATTATTATTTCGATAATAATGGCGTTGCTATCTACCGTGGTTGGAACTAA
- the rpmA gene encoding 50S ribosomal protein L27: protein MIKLNLSNLQYFAHKKGGGSTSNGRDSESKRLGAKAADGQTVTGGSILYRQRGTHIYPGANVGRGGDDTLFAKVEGVVRFERKGRDRKQVSVYPIAK, encoded by the coding sequence ATGATTAAACTTAATCTTTCTAACTTGCAATACTTCGCTCACAAAAAAGGTGGAGGTTCTACATCAAACGGACGTGACTCAGAAAGCAAGCGCCTTGGTGCTAAAGCTGCTGACGGTCAAACCGTAACTGGTGGTTCAATTCTTTACCGTCAACGCGGAACTCATATCTATCCAGGTGCCAATGTTGGCCGCGGAGGAGACGATACCCTCTTCGCTAAGGTTGAAGGTGTTGTTCGCTTTGAACGTAAAGGACGCGATAGGAAGCAAGTATCTGTTTACCCAATCGCAAAATAA
- a CDS encoding ribosomal-processing cysteine protease Prp, whose amino-acid sequence MIEATFTKDAKGWSGMQITGHAGSGEYGFDVICASVSMLALNFINSVEVLTGKSPKMELADEGGFLKVEKPQELAPHQEQVWQTLFASVVIGLENLAENSSQYVARPVIK is encoded by the coding sequence ATGATTGAAGCAACATTTACCAAAGACGCAAAAGGTTGGTCTGGGATGCAAATTACAGGTCATGCCGGCAGTGGTGAGTATGGCTTTGATGTGATTTGTGCTTCGGTTTCTATGCTGGCCCTTAACTTCATCAATTCGGTAGAGGTTTTGACCGGTAAGTCGCCGAAAATGGAATTAGCAGATGAAGGAGGTTTCCTCAAGGTTGAAAAACCTCAAGAACTAGCTCCTCATCAAGAGCAGGTTTGGCAGACGCTATTTGCTTCGGTCGTTATCGGCTTGGAAAATTTAGCGGAAAATTCATCTCAGTATGTCGCCCGGCCTGTCATAAAATAA
- the rplU gene encoding 50S ribosomal protein L21 has protein sequence MSTYAIIKTGGKQVKVEVDQAIYVEKLDVEAGAEVTFDQVVLVGGDKTVVGTPIVQGATVVGTVEKQGKQKKVVSYKYKPKKGSHRKQGHRQPYTKVVINAINA, from the coding sequence ATGAGCACATACGCAATCATCAAAACTGGTGGAAAACAAGTTAAAGTTGAAGTCGATCAAGCAATCTATGTTGAAAAACTTGATGTTGAAGCTGGAGCAGAAGTAACCTTTGATCAAGTTGTTCTTGTCGGTGGTGACAAAACTGTTGTTGGTACTCCAATTGTTCAAGGAGCTACTGTTGTTGGAACTGTTGAAAAACAAGGAAAACAAAAGAAGGTTGTATCATACAAATATAAACCTAAAAAAGGTAGCCACCGTAAACAAGGTCACCGTCAACCATACACCAAGGTTGTTATCAACGCGATTAACGCTTAA
- a CDS encoding TMEM175 family protein: protein MTKERLAAFTDAILAIIMTILVLELKKPNPISWENLWQLRMNFFAYTISFFWLGAMWVLLHRNWHDIKSISNKTVWQSLLMLFFSSFFPYATNLVASDFNNSAAQSFYGIIVIAISCSNLWMQSDLSHIKENQKAEAIQTFSVKKSRWLKLDMFLKTLGLFLSLTIWPSAMMYTVLFVSLAIVFPNSITEEKKAK, encoded by the coding sequence ATGACAAAGGAACGTTTAGCTGCGTTTACAGATGCTATACTGGCTATTATCATGACAATCTTAGTTTTAGAATTAAAGAAACCAAACCCTATTTCTTGGGAAAATCTATGGCAGTTACGAATGAATTTCTTTGCCTATACTATTTCCTTCTTTTGGTTAGGGGCCATGTGGGTTTTATTGCATCGTAATTGGCATGATATTAAAAGTATTTCCAATAAAACAGTTTGGCAGTCTTTATTAATGCTGTTTTTCTCTTCTTTTTTTCCTTATGCCACTAATCTGGTTGCAAGTGATTTCAATAATTCAGCTGCTCAGTCCTTTTATGGTATTATTGTGATAGCAATATCTTGTTCAAATTTGTGGATGCAGAGTGATCTTTCGCATATTAAGGAAAACCAAAAGGCAGAAGCCATCCAAACTTTCTCTGTCAAAAAGAGTCGATGGCTAAAACTTGATATGTTTTTGAAAACTTTAGGATTGTTTTTAAGTTTGACCATTTGGCCATCGGCTATGATGTATACTGTTCTATTTGTTTCTTTGGCTATTGTTTTTCCTAATTCGATTACTGAAGAGAAAAAAGCTAAATAA
- a CDS encoding CapA family protein produces the protein MKKLPLSRVSLICVTLVLAILVVAAFYDASGLAAKKSETKSGQVQTARVVANGDILIHDILYMSARQSDGSYDFNPYFKYAKNWISDADLALGDYEGTISSDYPLAGYPLFNAPSSIATTLKETGYDVIDLAHNHILDSGLSGALETAQTFNKLGLDTIGIYQRNRRKETFLIKKVNGIKIAILGYSYGYNGMESNLSKSEYKKHLSDLNEKQMKAELAQAEKQADITVVMPQMGVEYQKDPTNEQVQLYHKMIDWGADVIFGGHPHVVEPAETLHKDGQKKFIIYSIGNFISNQNQETVDDIWTERGLLMDVTFEKAGQKTVIKTVKAHPTMVWRQPTGQTVDEGYDAYNYQTLVLEDFIKGGKYRHKLDSAMKEKIDTAYKEMKELVNLKW, from the coding sequence ATGAAAAAGTTGCCACTCTCAAGAGTTAGCCTTATCTGTGTGACCTTGGTTCTGGCCATTCTTGTGGTGGCCGCGTTTTACGATGCGAGCGGCTTGGCGGCTAAGAAGTCTGAAACAAAGTCCGGTCAGGTACAAACTGCTAGAGTTGTAGCCAATGGTGATATCCTGATACACGATATTCTCTACATGAGCGCTAGACAGTCGGATGGCAGCTATGATTTCAATCCCTACTTCAAGTATGCCAAAAATTGGATTTCAGATGCTGATTTAGCCCTTGGAGATTATGAGGGAACGATTAGCAGTGATTACCCTCTTGCAGGTTACCCTCTTTTCAATGCTCCTAGCTCTATTGCCACGACTTTAAAAGAGACGGGCTATGATGTTATTGACTTGGCCCACAATCATATTTTGGATTCCGGTCTGTCTGGTGCTCTGGAAACTGCTCAAACTTTCAATAAGCTTGGGTTAGATACTATAGGTATCTATCAGAGAAATCGCCGCAAGGAGACCTTTCTTATAAAAAAGGTTAATGGGATTAAAATTGCTATCCTAGGATATTCCTATGGCTATAACGGCATGGAGTCCAATCTAAGTAAGAGCGAGTACAAAAAGCATTTATCCGACTTGAATGAAAAGCAAATGAAAGCCGAACTCGCCCAAGCTGAAAAGCAGGCGGATATCACTGTTGTCATGCCACAGATGGGAGTGGAATACCAAAAGGATCCGACCAATGAACAAGTCCAGCTCTATCATAAGATGATCGACTGGGGAGCTGATGTCATTTTCGGCGGTCACCCCCATGTGGTGGAACCAGCAGAGACCTTGCATAAGGATGGACAAAAGAAATTTATCATCTATTCTATAGGAAATTTTATCTCCAACCAAAATCAAGAAACAGTTGATGATATTTGGACCGAACGTGGTTTGCTGATGGATGTGACTTTTGAAAAGGCGGGTCAAAAGACTGTTATCAAAACCGTCAAAGCTCATCCAACCATGGTTTGGCGGCAGCCTACCGGCCAAACAGTTGATGAAGGTTATGATGCCTATAATTATCAAACGTTGGTTCTGGAGGATTTCATCAAAGGCGGCAAATACCGTCATAAATTAGATAGTGCCATGAAAGAGAAGATTGATACAGCTTATAAAGAAATGAAGGAATTGGTGAATTTAAAATGGTAG